From one Catenulispora sp. GP43 genomic stretch:
- a CDS encoding Ku protein, giving the protein MPSSKVWSGSISFGLVNVPVGLYSATEDKSVRFHRYHIEDGGRIRQRRVCEVDGEELDLTDIARGYELPGGDTVVMTEADFEGLPVPTLKAITVEAFVPAEQIDPIMYSGSYYLAPDKAGARAYALLRDAVDKAGMIAIVKIAIRDRERLAAIRVRDEVLVLETMYWPDEIRDVVEVPEPGAKDEELAAAQALIEQMTVDFDPEQYTNKYREALLAAIEAKAKGREVVTPPAPKEEGGGKILDLMAALKASVEQAKQTRQEPAAGASKREAAHPRARKKTAKTARSSTRKSA; this is encoded by the coding sequence ATGCCGAGTAGCAAGGTGTGGAGCGGATCTATCTCCTTTGGGCTGGTCAACGTGCCAGTGGGCCTGTACTCGGCGACCGAGGACAAGTCGGTCCGCTTCCACCGCTACCACATCGAGGACGGCGGCCGGATCCGGCAACGACGCGTGTGCGAGGTCGACGGGGAAGAGCTGGACCTGACCGACATCGCACGCGGCTACGAGCTGCCCGGCGGCGACACAGTCGTCATGACCGAGGCCGACTTCGAAGGCCTTCCGGTACCGACGCTGAAGGCCATCACAGTCGAGGCGTTCGTGCCGGCAGAGCAGATCGACCCGATCATGTACTCCGGGTCGTACTACCTGGCGCCCGATAAGGCAGGCGCCAGGGCCTACGCGCTGTTGCGCGATGCTGTCGACAAGGCCGGCATGATCGCCATCGTGAAGATCGCGATCCGGGACCGTGAACGGCTCGCGGCCATCCGAGTGCGAGACGAGGTCCTGGTCCTGGAGACGATGTACTGGCCCGACGAGATCAGGGACGTCGTGGAGGTCCCGGAGCCCGGTGCGAAAGACGAAGAGCTGGCAGCCGCGCAGGCGCTGATCGAACAAATGACGGTCGACTTCGATCCTGAGCAGTACACCAACAAGTACCGGGAGGCGCTGCTGGCCGCGATCGAGGCGAAGGCGAAGGGCCGGGAAGTGGTGACACCGCCGGCACCGAAGGAGGAGGGCGGCGGCAAGATTCTGGATCTGATGGCCGCGCTGAAGGCGTCGGTGGAGCAGGCGAAGCAGACCCGGCAGGAGCCGGCGGCAGGGGCGAGTAAGCGCGAAGCGGCGCACCCGAGGGCCAGGAAGAAGACCGCGAAGACGGCGAGGTCCAGCACCCGCAAATCGGCGTAG